One genomic region from Bactrocera tryoni isolate S06 chromosome 3, CSIRO_BtryS06_freeze2, whole genome shotgun sequence encodes:
- the LOC120770705 gene encoding uncharacterized protein LOC120770705 produces MSYHGLKSFSVKSVAENYKNENSCPCKIASLEKKIDEMQQHIEKLTKQVDTTNELTTVQSANNSLINAMSCRRKSTNKFPLKTDEALKELDKELKGNKEKYMPIIQDLLGHNAIEKSLHKIIAVELLL; encoded by the exons ATGAGTTACCACGGGCTGAAGTCTTTTAGCGTGAAATCGGTggcggaaaattacaaaaacgaaA ATTCTTGTCCATGCAAAATCGCCAGtctggaaaaaaaaattgatgaaatgcaACAACATATAGAGAAATTGACGAAACAAGTTGACACCACAAATGAATTAACCACCGTGCAGTCAGCAAATAATTCCCTCATAAATGCAATGAGTTGCAGACGCAAATCTACTAATAAATTTCCATTAAAAACTGATGAAGCATTAAAAGAACTTGACAAAGAATTGAAAGGTAACAAGGAAAAATAT atGCCTATAATACAAGACCTGCTAGGTCACAAtgcaattgaaaaatcactgcACAAAATTATAGCAGTTGAATTGTTGCTGTAA